In Ficedula albicollis isolate OC2 unplaced genomic scaffold, FicAlb1.5 N01007, whole genome shotgun sequence, one genomic interval encodes:
- the LOC101821503 gene encoding forkhead box protein J1-like, with amino-acid sequence LLWLANLTGAHIGLAPISQDPEDRCSIWENLVSLVDFQCPGFPLTAEELCHYIDIPPSPASSAALPLSPPLPGDTDYKNNAHLKPPYSYATLICMAMEASEEPKLTLAAICKWISDNFCYFRRAHPTWQSSIRHNLCINKRFVKVPREKGEPGRGAFWKLHPQYAEWLRSGTPKGRGTPPERVPLPPQPGALPLHPARPRGQHLGWPQEPLLPKPSPTKPGSDETLMATAFLEAAWPEESGGSLPSCVPAQQGAANTPAALPAGQGMDWDPLAHLNLY; translated from the exons ACCTGCTGTGGCTGGCCAACCTCACGGGCGCGCACATCGGCCTGGCCCCGATCTCGCAGGACCCCGAGGATCGCTGCAGCATCTGGGAGAACCTGGTGAGCCTGGTGGATTTTCAGTGCCCAGGCTTCCCGCTGACCGCCGAGGAGCTCTGCCACTACATCGACATTCCCCCCTCGCCCGCGTCCTCCGCcgccctgcccctgtcccctcccctccccggcGACACCGACTACAAGAACAACGCGCACCTCAAGCCGCCCTACTCCTACGCCACCCTCATCTGCATGGCCATGGAGGCCAGCGAGGAGCCCAAGCTCACCCTGGCTGCCATCTGCAAGTGGATCAGTGACAACTTCTGCTATTTCCGCCGCGCTCATCCCACCTGGCAG AGCTCCATCCGGCACAACCTGTGCATCAACAAGCGCTTCGTCAAGGTGCCCCGGGAGAAGGGGGAGCCGGGCAGAGGCGCCTTTTGGAAGCTGCACCCCCAGTACGCCGAGTGGCTGAGGAGCGGCACCCCCAAAGGGCGCGGGACGCCCCCGGAGCGCGTCCCG CTGCCGCCTCAGCCCGGAGCGCTgcccctgcacccagccaggcCGCGGgggcagcacctgggctggCCACAAGAGCCGCTCCTGCCTAAACCCAGCCCCACCAAGCCGGGCTCGGATGAAACCCTGATGGCCACGGCGTTCCTGGAGGCGGCCTGGCCGGAGGAGAGCGGGGGGAGCCTCCCCAGCTGCGTCCCCGCCCAGCAGGGCGCTGCCAACACCCCGGCCGCCCTGCCCGCCGGGCAGGGCATGGACTGGGACCCTCTGGCCCACCTAAACCTCTATTAG